Below is a genomic region from Bradyrhizobium sp. 1(2017).
TGGCTGCCGAGGAATTGGCAATCGTAGGACCATACGTGATGGGCGCCCGTCGCCGGATCGAAGGATTGATGAAGCCTGCCGTCGATGTCGATCCACCACAGCTTGCGGGACCGGTCGCACCACAAGGGGGTTTCGCCGAGAATATCCGTGCTGGCGACCGCCGTCTCGACTCGAGAACGGGACATCGGATCCGCAGTCATGACGGAATCCGGTTCCAGCCGCGTGCGCCGTCGCCGAAGGCTTGATAACCGTCCGGGGTCACGGCGATCGTATCCTCGAGCTTGATGAAGCCCCGCCGCGCGTGCGGGAGCGTCGTTTCAATCGAGATGACCATGCCGGCCTCGAGCGGCGCATTGGCATCGTCGGCGGGATAGGGAATCGGGCCGCTCGCGGTCAGGCGCGGCGCTTCGTGGCTGACGATACCCATGCCGTGGGCGACGAAATGCATCTGCTTGCCGTGAGGGGACCGCGCGAGCGCTTCGTTCGCGGCTGCGTAGATCTCGCGGCCGATGAGACCGGCACGGATCGAGGCACGGGCGGCCTGCTGGATCAGATCGATCTCCCCGAGCAGGTCGACGAGTTCGCCGTCCGGCGCGCCGTGTACGGCCATCCGGCAGAGATCGCCGATGTAACCTCCGTAGTTCCCGCCCGAATCCAGCGAGATGATGTCGCCGGGCTCAAGACGTTGATCGGAGGGAGCCCGGTTGAGACTGGTCCCCATCGTCACCAGTGCGTATTCGAACGTCATGTCGCGGGACAGCTCGGCCTGCCGCAGATGCGCGATGATCTCACGCTTGCTGTGTCCGGTGTGGGTTCGGCCGACCGCATCCATCATGGAGGCGACCACCCGCTCGGACGCCTCACGGAGAATCTCCAGCTCGGCAACGGTCTTGATGGACCGCAGTTTCTCCAGAGGGCGCATCGCCTCGACGAACTGGCAATGGGGGAGCTCCCGGCGCAACAAATCCGCCGCGTCAGCCGGCAGAAACGACATC
It encodes:
- a CDS encoding M24 family metallopeptidase, translated to MRSDIPFATDRLDGLLDDFGIDVLIVTSKHNIQYLLGGYYHFQFDYMEAIGISRYLPVFVYVKGAQDKSAYIANRNERDSVQNRISAGYWMPPVVYGSSTSVEAMTLAIQHVKSVATTRLQIAAEMSFLPADAADLLRRELPHCQFVEAMRPLEKLRSIKTVAELEILREASERVVASMMDAVGRTHTGHSKREIIAHLRQAELSRDMTFEYALVTMGTSLNRAPSDQRLEPGDIISLDSGGNYGGYIGDLCRMAVHGAPDGELVDLLGEIDLIQQAARASIRAGLIGREIYAAANEALARSPHGKQMHFVAHGMGIVSHEAPRLTASGPIPYPADDANAPLEAGMVISIETTLPHARRGFIKLEDTIAVTPDGYQAFGDGARGWNRIPS